The Hemicordylus capensis ecotype Gifberg chromosome 5, rHemCap1.1.pri, whole genome shotgun sequence nucleotide sequence gagttttaaaagcatttaagaGGGCTGAGGTCTTCCAGCATTATCACATTTCCCCTTTTAGTAAACCTGTACTATGTGGTGTGAATATATATTTCTGGTCAGAAGACTGGACGACTGTTCAAGTGGCCAAAAAGCAAGTGCTCTACTACAGAGCTAACTTCTtaaaactgccctccatggaccCCTCCTACCTAGGTGGTCCCCAAGAAAGTTGTTCTGTgaccaccacatgaaggctatggACACAGAGTAGTCTCAGGGATGAGCAGTGTGCTCTTCTGAAGGTCCTGGACCCTTGGCAGCTACCAAATGATATCTCCCTCGATGCCGGTCCTATTCCCCCCATCCAATTAACCTAGTGTTAAAGTACAtacaatataatatattataggataccaaaacaacaacagattgaagctattcccatgatcgccCACAAGCAGGCTAAAGGAGTCCAGCCctcttttgggtgatcgtgtgctgcaatgggagctgtgcggctcctggcagctaacctcattaaatccccctccccttaaacagagTGATCGCCTCGTTaaccttgggggtctctccaggatgcatcCTGAAGCTTCTGAGGGCCACGCGGCACCAAATCCCTgcaacccccgccggctccatcatggagctggcaatcatgttggcagccaatctggccgcccagggctgccttttgattgtttgcggagagagcgggctaagcccgctctccccgcagacccggaagaagctcttctcacctatcatgagaagagcttcattgtataGCAGCAGGTTAATTGTATATGGGGAGCTCTTGCATTATGTCTCAGTGAACATCCAACAGGTACTCATGACATTCAAGAACCATATTCCATACAGCAGATACAATAGCAACATAAGCACTATCTAGAAGAATAACATTTTTTCCCGAATGGAAAAGATTGCATTTGAATCCTCAAAAATGCAGTACAGGAGGGCCTCATTATTCACAGATTCGATATCTGCTGATTTGCGTATATGCAGTCAGGAAAAAGACATGCAACCTCACATATGCGGGGGACAGGGAACACATCGGCCTCATGTATCCGCAGGTTagaggtggccggaaattactgcagaggtcatttccggctgccattttgtttcttggagccacaaaatggctcccattttttaaaaggaacaaaaatgATGATTGGGGTTGATTTTGGGGCATTCCGGGGGCTCAGCGTGATGCAGggagagcagcaaagcatggtaaggagcttcCCCTCACGTTTCACCCCCAAATTTGGCCGAACATCAGCATTTTTTACTCATTTTCCCGgcgactgggaacctaaccccccattcACTAAATGCCTTgatattcatggtttccgtatCTGTGGTACAACtgtggaacggaacccccacaaatatcaaGGTTCTCTGTATTCTCAAGCCGAAACAAATATTCAAAGGAAGACATGTGGACTATATGCCACTAAAGAGTAAAAAatgccttagggatgtgcacgaactggtttgagcactttttgagaatggggaatgggaactttaagaaaaaggagagcaggtcctgctcTCCGCGCATGTCCCAATATCCCCCGCACTGCGCCagtatgcacatggcatctgtgcatgtgcaaggaccagtttcatggtcagcatggtgttgctgatcatgcacaaggtgcatgcacatgtgagGATACtaagtgcatgctggtgccacacagGGGTTATTGAGATgcgtgctgccccagcaggaagctgcaactTCAAACAACTTCTAAAGAGGTATTGCTTATAATTTGAATTGCTGCCATCTTGATTCAAGATGAGGAAAAAATACCCAGTCAGGGTCCTCTAGGACCCCTTCCCGTATAAATTTGGTTCATAGCAAACTGTAAATACAAAAGTTATAAGGTACACAGCAGACATGGTGGCCTGCTAGACTGTCTTCCCTTCAAAAGGTAGATTACAGTACAAATAGATAATGAAGAAGTCTTTAGACAACCAAAAAGGACTAGAAGATATCCATACAGAATACATACTTTTAACCTCCTAGCTGAGAAAAATCATAAATATCTAAAATTCTCTTACCCCTACACCTGTGATATTAACTAAGTATATATTATTTTTCTCTTACCAAATAAAGTTGACATGAAATGGGCACATACTCTTTCATCTTGAGCAAGCAAAGGGATTATCAGTGCTGCATGGCAAGTCAAAACATCACAGAGGCGTGAGAGCACATACTGCTTGCGTACTAGCTAAAAAAAGGAAAATTGTTTTTTGAAATATAAGTCAAGTGTCAATCCTGATACAAACCTGTATTTTTAGTTTTAGGACACCCTTGGTTTCCTTTtggaaaggaaaacaagttatacattttaaaaataaataaaaagtcttGAATTGAtctatatatagagatatatagaGATACAGATATATAAGTCCAAAATTATTAGGCTACTTCACTGACCTCTCAATAAAAACTCAAGTGGGTAAGCCCAGAACAGAAAGCATATATAgagcaccatttccccccatttgttGTATTTCTTTTCCCCTACTAACTTCTCCCCATCCCCTAACATGGCCAGAGGAAGAGAGAACCCATATTTACCACAGGTAAATAACTTCACAACAATGAAGTCTTTCTTGCTATCTGTAGGATGCTTATACTATCTGTATAAGCATCTTGATATCTGTAGGATGCCTATTGTTTTTGAATGCTAATATCCTGATCTCCCCTTGTTTTTGTATCTGAATGGAGAAAGCTAGCAGAGCAAAGGCCCCTTTACCAGTCATCTCATTTGTGGCAACACCACCCAACAGTCACTAGGCACCATTAAACAGAGCTACAAATTCTGATTAATTTGCAGCACAAccctctgcatgtttactcagagatAAATTTTACTGTCTAATGGGGATTGCTCTCTGGTATGCATGTTTAGAGGATTGGAGCCTTAGATAGGTTCAGGAGCACCTAGGGGAACTCAGGAACTTTCTgagaaaaaggggagggggaaacaagggttcaacaattattttttaaaaatttgctcaACCCAGTTACACTTAAGAGATATGATTAGATCCCTAATTTCCACTATAACAACTGCTTTCACACATCACACCAAAAAGCACTTCTGAAACTTGGGGGGGGCACAATGTGTGCCATGTGACCGTTCTTAGCATCACAAGTGAAAATATCCTTAAGCCAGCCCACTGGCACTTTCCCTTTTTCCTGAAACCCAGAAATCTACAGAACAGCAGTTGGCCTCCACGACTTCCATACTTGCTCAGTTTTTGGAAAGGTGTGGGCCAAAAGCTCAAGCTTGGTATGTGCACTGAAGTGAACAAGCCCTTAAGATCAGGGGTGGGGTTATTAATTGAAGAAAACACACACCCTGCGTAGTTCTTTATTGCCTTGTTCCTAAAAGTGGGGAGTGGGCTTGCTCAGCCCTGACTCAAAATTAAGTCCTgagcatagctagggaagagggggcccgtgttcacctctctccctggaggccccttggagtgagggagataatgaagaaaatagggaagggtagagctggagggccctcaggagatggggggccaggttctttgaactcatctgctcaattatagccaaaGTGTGGGCTTTGGGTCCAAAGtctagtagtgatgtgcacagaccgtgGAGGCGTGGTTCACAGAGGGGgattgtacttacccctcctgccgcttttcccccttcAGCGCTCCAGTTTTGAGTAAAAATTTTGGGGTAGCAGCGGTCCTCCCTGTGAACTGCCGTGCATGTGCACGGCGCATGCGCTGGCAACGCACACCTACATGTCGCTGACATGCACATGCGTGGCAGTTACTTCCGGTGTGAgcaaacaacaagggggcaggggcagcagggaggaccgctgccacCTTTTACTCAAAactggagcgccggtggggggaaagtggcgggagggataagtacaaccccccacccttaaagcgaccTACCCGGCGTCGGACCAGGCCACTTGCAAACTGGTTTGCAGGCCTgaaacatggcctgcgaaccagttcgtgcacatcactaaagtctagggcctccacacctcctgggtgCCCCCCCATTGTcgttagtctgtcctgggtggtgtggtttgtgcccttaaggaaagggaaaggttgtgccgtagtcagtatcaactcctggcaaccacagagccatgtggttttcttggtagaatacaggaatggtttaccattgcctcctcccgcacactatgagatgatgcctttcagcacctccctatatcgctgctgcccgatatagtattctgagaaacacagcagtggggattcgaaccaacctgTCTAAGCAGGttgtttccccgctgcgccattaggtggctgcctgcCCTCAAAAACCTATGTGttcaaaaatgatgcttaacttgaagcaggggggcctccaaaagcctttaggtccaggctccaaaattacctaggtgcacctctgtttatagctagcaacacccctgcctgctgccccagGATTTGCCTCATTAACCCCTCTCCCCCATGTTGACAAATAAACTGTGCGGATCAATGGCGAGTATGAATGAACCCAGCGGTTTTCCCATGCACTAAtatcccccgccccaccctcctTTGACAGGAAAACAAGAGCAGGCAAGAAAAACAATGCACAGCATTCAGGCTACTTAATCATGACTACCAtcgaaataaatgagacaagtgaATCGGGATTAACAAAtttgtcatgattaacttagcctggatgctgccaggggcgtaactataatagggtaaggtgagacagttgtctgggggcccactgccttggggggggggtgcagaggcaagtcacatgactgactcccccagctgtgcaacccccccgcccccgcttccttcagtttgtattcatcctccgaaattcatgtgagtgttaagacctggagctaccagaacaggatgtctttctctagtaccattaaatgacttgcatcgccttttaaaaattaatttaggattactatgcttttgttaccactattcagcctcatttaagatttctttacttcatgagctgagcttcagtgaggggggcccattttaaaatcttgtctttgagcccactccaaccttgttacgcctctggatgctgcccaaggTGCTTGTGTGAACGGGTGCTGGTCACCTCTGGGTGGACTAAGCGGGCTGCTGCAAGCGGCACCTCAGCGCGCGCGCCCACACACCCATACACACCGGGGCTCCGTCCTCTTTCACCGCCTCCATGGCGCAGGCTAAGCACAGCGGCGAAGGCAGCGACTCCAGAAGCCAGCGCGAATCATGCCGCCGATGGAACCGCTCAAAGACGAGAGGCTCCGCGGCCACCTCCTCCATTGTGTACACACTCCTCACCACCACAGGCTTGCCTGCCCTCGGTCAATCTCAATACTACCTTTGGGAGGAGAGCGGCACGAATTTGGCGGGAAAGCTTTTGCGCAGGCCCATTGCCTTGAACTAGAGGCACTCCAGCAACAGGTGTAGCAACTCAAACCCTAACCCGGCCGCTTTCCCAGCCGAATGcgccgaagcagcagcagcatgatgcTTTGAGTATGCAGGATTCTGGAGggattagggtgtgtgtgtgtatatatgtgtaagGGTTCGGTGGGACTTATTGCTATTACAGCAAAAGTTTTCGTGGGCTAGTTTTTGCTGTAATGAATGTGTTCGTCTTTAAAGTGCCTTGCCCGTCAGACTCGGCTAGTTTTGCTGCAACGAGCAAAAGGATCTTGCAATTTCTACAACCGGCCACAGCCAGAGGGCGCAATGACTTGCAACTGCTTCGCTATCGGAGAAAGGGAGCACTCTTTACCGCCAGTTTGTTGGTAGCCGTTTCCTTCCTGCCCCTGTGAGTTTCCCGCACGTTGTTTCCGGGAGTGGCGCGTCTTTCTCACGttctccctttccttccttcctccgtgAAGCTTTCGAGCTGAGAGGACCGCTCCAGAATAAAGTCTCACCAAGCGATCTTTCCACTTCGTAGATATGGTGAGTAGAACTAAGTTCGGCTCCCCAACTTGTGTTATTGAACCACCCAAAGATAGAAAGGTCTCTGGGGCTCATTGAACCAGCATTCTGTCTGCAGAGCCATAACTGTCGATGAGAATGTCTTATTTATTATACCACTACTATAAGTGTAGCTGGAGATTCCCTAGGGATGCTTCTCGGGGCAGAAAATTACTCGGAGTTCCATAGTGCTAATGACCATAACCATGTGCTAAGCCAAGAGGTCCCGGCGTAGTTTATAAAGTgcctactttttttttaaagcacatttttatacttgTGGTGGCTGGAGAAATTGTAAGTAACCCCCACGGATGTATCCCTCCGTTTTCGTTCTGATTCTAAGCACATCTATAACCATGTTAAGGTTTTAGTAGTGCCCACGTGTTCCTGCTATAGACGCTTCTGTAGACTTCCGTTCTTTGTATCCGGCCCTTCCTTTAACGAGCAAAAAATGGAGTACGTTGGGAAGtaatcctgttttgtttttacaagagTCCCATAAAGTAGGATAGGCTGAATGCGAATGAAACTTCCCAAGGTCAATTCAACTCAAATTTCATAGCTAACCCAGATATTTAAATTCGGGTGTGTTCTATACAAACAGCTGTCATTTATCATTGACTTGTCTGTCTTCTCATTGGTTTGAGAGAAATTGGAACAAGTTTATTCACTAAGGAGAAATCCCACATGTGAGTTATTTTCATGTGAGAAATGTCACCATTCCCCCAAAAAACCTTTGTACTGAAGAGGATGAGCATGTTATCATTCTGATGGAATGCACTTTGGAAGCTATTGTTCTTCAGCTTTTTGTGCAAATTTCTTGTAGGATGGAGATGAGGTTTAAATGATGCAGATATAATACTGTAGTCTTAAAGAGTTGAGAGAATGAGcacttaaaaagaaaatattgttCCCTATATCTTAACTCTTGGTTTCTCTtctcagactgaggcagaagTAAATCCCAAAGCTTATCCGCTAGCTGATGCTCAGCTCACCAAGACACTGCTGGATCTTGTACAGCAGTCCTGTAACTACAAACAGTTACGCAAAGGAGCCAATGAAGGTGAGATCTGGTTGTACCAAAATACTTCTCATTCTTGTGTGGTACGCAATATTGTGTTGTCTTGCTGCCTAGCTGTGTTGTATGATATACCCTAAAACAGCCCCTACTTACCCTGATTGCCATCCTGTTCTGGTGATAGAATAGCCTTTTGCTGTCAGTCCAAACACCCTGATCTCTCCCTTCAAATCTGCAGAAAGTAGAAGGTAAGGCAAACACAGCAAATAAACTATTCTTTCTCTGAGAAATAGGGAACGGTCTCAGGACCACTGTAATATCAGTCATAGTATGAGTGAGGATTAAACATTTGGTTTCTTGATATGCTGAGAGAGTGGTAGAAATTGAAATCATCTTGTATTGGCTTCCTTGTTTACTGGAACGTTACCATTTGTATATTGTTTGTTCTATCAACTTGTAAAATGTGACTAAGCTGTAATTAACTCAGACTGAATTTCAATATTAACagtaaaaccgccctgagccattttgggaatataaatttatttatttaaataaatattggccTGCAGTATTTAAGAGCACAGATATTGCAGGAGAAATGACTGTGGTCCACATTGTTTGACGTGTGTGCCAAAAAAAATTCTACAGCTGGGAGTCTTATTTATAATCAATCCTGATTCCATGCTTGTCCCACCTCCAATTGCTCTTATACTCTGAATAAAAGTATTGAATACTTTTATAATTGGGTAGGCAGGTCTTATTTAACATATTGGACTTGTTTTTCACCCTGCTTAACATGGGTTAGGATCCAAAGAGCCATATGACTAGTTCCACCCAACCAACTTTGGACTTTCAAAGTATTTGTAATGAGGCAAGGAGGTTTGTAATTCAGCCACTCCACTGAGCGCATGCAAGCCTTTGATGCACTTCAAGTAGTTATTTGGATCCTGCCTGTATTTTGTTGGGAACAGGAACTgatagggatgttcacaaaacagattttgcatttttgtttcgagctcgaaacaaaacacagatggctgaaacattttgtcGAAACAGAGATTGAACCggttgtttcgatggaacaaacctcaaaacgttttgagtgttttggccacagggaacaatgaggaaacttgaAAGACTCagttgttccccatgagtagatCCTAGAAACAGCAAAGTGGGTAGTGGGTTAGGGCATGGTGGAtaggctacctaccacccaacccacaaaagaaatgggcaagcaagtgatttttaaaaaaaacaaatctttAACCTTTCCCCATCTGCTCTTTGGACCGTGCGCGAGCTACTTCTGCCTACTTCCAGTCCAaaaggtggcagggaagtatgctgccccTGCTGGACCAGTTTTCCAGGGAGCACTGGCAGAGGGAAgtgaagggaggggaaagtgcaccctcccccacccttagttATCCTACCCCCACCGTCGAtccagcccccgccagttccatacacatccctaatgcattctgcaaccctgccttgaaaaatactgaagcatacagtaaaagggaatctgtccttcgcaacagagaaccagttgacatagtatacctggacttccaaaaagcttttgacaaagttcctcataaaagactcctgagaaaacttagcagtcatgggatatggggacaagtacatatgtagattgctaactggttgaaagagagggtaggtataaatggagagttttcacaatggagggaagtaagaagtggggtcccctagggatctgtactgggactggtgcttcttaatttattcataaatgatctagaagtaggggtaagcagcgaggtggccaaattttcagatgataccaaactcttttgggtaatgaaatccaaaacagattgtgagcagctccaaaaagatctctccaaactaggggattgggcgacaaaattgcaaatgcgcttcaatgttggcaagtgtaaagtgatgcacattgggacaaacaACCTCAACtatacactgatggaatctgagctgttggtgactaatcaagagagagatcttggggttgtggggtggacagctcgttgaaagtgtcgactgaatgtgcagcagctgtgaaaaaggccaattccatgctaggaatcattaggaaggggactgaaaataaaacggctaatattataatgcccttatacaaaactatggtgcagccacacctggagtactgtgtacaattctggtcaccacatctaaaaaaggacattgtcgaactggaaaaggtacagaagagggcaaccaagatgttcaggggcctagagcacctttcttatgaggcaaggctacatcaggggctatttagtttagaaaaaaggcaactgcagggagacatgacagaggtctataaaatcatgcatggagtggagaaagtggatagagagaaattcttctccctctcacatactagaaccaggagtcatcccatgaattgattgctgggaaatttaagaccagcaaacagaagtactttttcacacaacgcgtgatccacttgtggaattctctgccacaagatgtggtgacagccaacaaccttaatggctttaagaggggcttggataacttcatgatgtatcaacagctattagctggagggccacttccagcctcaaaggcaggatgcctctgagtatctgttgcaggggaataacattaggagaaagggcatgccctcaactcctgcctgtaggcttccagtggcatctcgtgggccactgtgtgaaacaggatgctggactagatgggccttgggcccgatccagcagggctgttcttatgtagaacacacatttcaaaaacagtccaaaaaagaatcattgacccagaatccactatcAGCCatagtgcctgcgctgcagtaacatcactggcacaagttgccctcacacacacacaattaaaactcCTTATTTCCTAGTATTGCAGCAGCTGCCGCACCAACaccaagcatagccataagctcaacttgagtaacttcctcctttgggctctcccctccctcccccagccagtgGGGACACAGGACAACACTTGGTTGTatatcaagccaaccaagaagcaaggagatcacaagccaattggaaggcagtgccagaaaaccaatcagcaaagggaaaacaggcctccaaaatggcgcttgaaatgaggtggttttgttccaagctcgaaacaggccctttatttaaagggcattttgtttctagCTTGATACTAACAGACCATTTCGAGTCTTAACTGtttcaatgttgaaatgttttgtgtATCCCTACGGTAGTAACTAAGACACCACCAATATTAGTTTCTTAGTAACCATCCAAGAAGAGCTGGGTATATGAAGCCTTTTTCACTAGATTTTCTAACTTGTGATTGTCTGAGGAAATTGAGCTGTAGTAACTATACTGACTTTTCTTTTTCCACAGCTACTAAAACTTTGAACAGAGGAATTTCTGAATTCATTGTGATGGCTGcagattctgagcccctggaGATCATTCTTCACCTTCCTCTTCTGTGCGAAGACAAGAATGTGCCCTACGTGTTTGTGCGCTCTAAGCAGGCCCTGGGTCGGGCCTGCGGTGTTTCACGGCCTGTCATTGCCTGCTCCATTACTATCAAAGAAGGCTCACAGCTTAAGCCTCAGATTCAGTCTGTCCAACAAGCCATTGAGAGACTGTTAGTCTAAATCTGACCACCCATCCTAAAATTCAAGAAGCAAGTTAAATGTTTGATTTCTATCAATTTTTCTGTTCAGATCTTGTCATTTGTACAGCATTTGCTTTTGCCAAGTTTGAGTTGTCTACCAGGTttgtctcttccttctccttaCCTCAGTCATGCTTACTGTGTAGGCCCTTAACAGGCATGTTTTGGTCATTGCTTTTAACAGATTAAAATTCTTCTTTCTACTGTGAGACAGCTCTCTCCTGTGTGGCTTagttaaccttcccttcttgcCAATGAACACACCATATTTACAGGAGTTCTTGCTGAGAATTTTGCCTCAAGTGAATGCAGAGGGTGGCATCCGGACTAGTGTTCTCTTGGAGAAAAACTTTTTGCAAATGAAAGGAGCTTCAGCTTAGAGTAATACTTTGTAGAAAATGTGGATGCTGCCCAAAGCATATGTCAGTCTGGCCAATAGGATGTTGGCCCACCAAAAGTTTATCATTCCTTACCTTTTATGTTGACATGAATGGACAATGTCACCAAAAAGAATGAAACAGGACTAAAATCCTAGTCCTGGTAACTTGATATAAAAACACTAAGAAATAAAGGGTAGATGAAAATCATTGTTGCCTGGCAATggctttaaacttttaaaaaataaatatgtgatCTCAGATTATGAGTGGGGGCTGGTGTCACTGCAGTATGTAAAGTCTAATTGTTCTGTAGCTCTCTTTGGGCCTGACACAATACTGCATCTCAATATTTTTAGTGTTTGAGGGAAGTCAACTGCCTCTAGGTCACTTGCTTTGTGCCTGTTAATTCCTGATT carries:
- the SNU13 gene encoding NHP2-like protein 1 translates to MTEAEVNPKAYPLADAQLTKTLLDLVQQSCNYKQLRKGANEATKTLNRGISEFIVMAADSEPLEIILHLPLLCEDKNVPYVFVRSKQALGRACGVSRPVIACSITIKEGSQLKPQIQSVQQAIERLLV